A genomic window from Anaerolineae bacterium includes:
- a CDS encoding AAA-like domain-containing protein, which produces MIGNAVNQADPATGSAMPAVGQNIYTVGGTVQAGSGLYIPRQADEDLLNLCRAGEFAYVLSSRQMGKSSLMVRAAEQLAAEGITSIIIDLNQLGVQLTAEAWYLGLLTTIEDTLMLNTDVVSWWQEHAHLGVAQRLTLFFREVLLAEITGPIVVLIDEIDSTLSLDFTDDFFAAIRFLYNARARIPEFHRLSFVLIGVATPSDLIDDPKRTPFNIGQQVDITDFTFKEARPFAEGFGLPRGLALQVLSWAFKWTNGHPFLTQRLCQVIATQRRRDWTEAEVDQIVAKTFLGEMSEQDHNLQFVRDMLTKRAPDLAGVLSAYRAIRQGLYPVPDEEQSPIMSHLKLSGIVRRTPGTNTLQVRNRIYATVFNVEWVEEIEQRQQVADPRELARLRALAEEQQRRAEAERERAEAERQRAEEQQRRAATERQRAEEQTRSAAQLRRRALWLGGAWLLTAFAVVLAVGFGIQAQNKNQTAQTAEANAHNRATLAAYARHTAETGATQESMARGQAVAAQSTAQAQATQAAYARGTAEAGAVQEALARGEAVAAQNTAQIQATLEAQARNTAEAGAIQEGLARQDAVAAQSTAEFQATQEAIARATAQAESTRSLNAEATAQAQATQAAYARSTAEHEAERAKDAEDAAEREQATAEAGATRAIQAEQTAEANRSTAQAQATQEAVARSTAEAGATQEAIARATAEAAEATAEAERERADQIARQSTSRQLALQSLNLQENQYDLALLLSLEANRIADTVEARSSLLQGLESNPELITILRKHTNGVQSVAFSPNGHILASGSDDRTIILWDVSDRNAPQPLGPSLTGHTDKVRSIAFSPDGRTLASGSDDHTIILWDVSDPHNPQQLSEPLMSHTDQIWNIAFNATGNILASGSLDGAVILWDVSAPNNPQQIGEPLQGHYRSVYSLAFSPDGQMLASGGFERTIILWDVSDPANPQSRPPLTGHTYPVLSLAFSPDETTLASGSCRQPDPQDPERCLQGELYLWDAATGERRGRDLVDHTDWVWGLAFSPDTSEGHLLASASFDGSVILWDVGNPNNPQLLGSPFQGHLGQVWSVAFSPDGKTLASSGIDTNIILWDLANRREDMRQRLGQVLQGHTNRVFSVAFSPDGKTLASAGLDKTIILWDMDNESSPGQQIGQPLAGHTESVNSVAFSPNGQTLASGSFDRTIILWDVSDRLHPQPLGHPLTGPNGSVLSVVFNPPGTILASASDDGTIILWHVSDPNQPDVLGDPLSAETGFVNSVVFSSGGQTLAAGGQSSTIILWNMSDPNNPHPLGQPLTGHTTPIRSLAFSADGKLLASGSEDRTIMVWNMSDYNHPQPLGAPLKTHSNFVNSVAFSPDGQTLASGSFDRTIILWDAETRRRLGEPLTGHIDFVNSIAFNPAGNLLASGSWDHTVILWDVNLTSWQERACRIANRNLTQQEIDLFIPVTYHTHIPTCPGLPFPAPAVASEPLLTLPIPTTSTPTPTATATPIFSLTPTPTATLILTTPTFDLE; this is translated from the coding sequence ATGATAGGCAACGCAGTTAACCAGGCTGACCCGGCAACCGGATCGGCTATGCCGGCCGTTGGGCAGAATATTTACACCGTCGGCGGCACGGTGCAGGCGGGCAGCGGCCTGTACATTCCCCGGCAGGCTGACGAGGATTTGTTGAACCTTTGTCGGGCTGGGGAGTTTGCCTACGTCCTCAGTTCGCGCCAGATGGGCAAATCCAGCCTCATGGTTCGCGCCGCCGAACAGTTGGCAGCCGAGGGTATCACCTCCATCATTATTGACCTCAACCAACTGGGCGTGCAGCTCACCGCCGAGGCCTGGTACCTGGGTCTGTTGACCACCATCGAAGACACCCTCATGCTGAACACCGACGTGGTTAGTTGGTGGCAAGAACACGCTCACCTGGGCGTCGCCCAGCGACTGACCCTATTTTTCCGGGAAGTGCTGCTGGCCGAGATTACCGGGCCGATAGTCGTTCTGATTGACGAGATTGACAGCACCCTCAGCCTGGATTTCACCGATGACTTTTTTGCCGCCATCCGTTTTCTCTACAACGCCCGCGCCCGGATACCCGAATTTCACCGGCTCTCTTTTGTCCTCATTGGCGTAGCCACCCCCAGCGATCTGATTGACGACCCCAAACGCACCCCCTTCAACATCGGCCAACAGGTTGATATTACCGATTTCACCTTCAAAGAAGCCCGCCCTTTTGCCGAGGGATTCGGGCTGCCCCGTGGCCTGGCCCTGCAAGTTCTGAGTTGGGCCTTCAAGTGGACCAACGGCCATCCCTTTTTAACCCAACGTCTCTGCCAGGTCATCGCCACCCAGCGCCGCCGCGACTGGACTGAAGCCGAAGTAGATCAGATTGTGGCCAAAACATTTTTAGGCGAAATGAGCGAGCAGGATCACAATCTACAATTTGTGCGCGATATGCTGACCAAACGCGCCCCCGACCTGGCCGGGGTGTTGAGCGCGTACCGGGCTATCCGGCAGGGTCTGTATCCCGTACCCGACGAAGAACAGTCGCCTATTATGTCTCACCTGAAACTATCCGGCATTGTGCGCCGCACGCCAGGGACAAATACCTTACAGGTGCGCAATCGTATTTACGCAACCGTATTTAACGTGGAGTGGGTGGAAGAAATTGAGCAGCGCCAGCAAGTGGCCGACCCACGCGAACTGGCCCGTTTACGCGCCCTGGCCGAAGAACAGCAGCGACGCGCCGAGGCTGAACGAGAACGCGCCGAAGCCGAACGTCAACGAGCCGAAGAACAGCAACGACGCGCCGCCACAGAACGCCAGCGAGCCGAGGAACAAACCCGCTCCGCCGCCCAACTACGCCGTCGCGCGCTGTGGTTGGGTGGGGCTTGGCTTCTAACCGCCTTCGCCGTGGTTCTGGCCGTTGGCTTTGGTATCCAGGCCCAAAACAAAAACCAAACAGCCCAAACCGCTGAAGCCAACGCTCACAACCGGGCCACCCTGGCCGCGTATGCCCGGCACACCGCCGAGACTGGGGCCACTCAGGAATCAATGGCCCGGGGCCAGGCCGTAGCCGCCCAGTCCACCGCCCAGGCCCAGGCCACCCAGGCCGCGTATGCCCGTGGCACCGCCGAAGCCGGGGCAGTTCAGGAAGCCCTGGCCCGTGGAGAGGCCGTAGCCGCGCAAAACACAGCCCAGATTCAAGCTACCTTAGAAGCCCAAGCCCGAAATACGGCTGAAGCCGGAGCCATTCAAGAAGGCCTTGCCCGGCAAGATGCTGTGGCTGCACAGAGCACGGCCGAGTTCCAGGCCACTCAGGAAGCCATCGCCCGGGCTACGGCCCAGGCCGAGTCGACCCGTTCGCTCAATGCCGAAGCCACCGCCCAGGCCCAGGCCACCCAGGCTGCTTACGCTCGCAGCACCGCCGAACATGAAGCCGAGCGAGCCAAAGATGCCGAGGATGCGGCCGAACGAGAACAAGCCACTGCCGAAGCCGGGGCAACCCGGGCCATTCAGGCCGAACAAACCGCCGAGGCCAACCGGTCCACGGCCCAGGCCCAGGCCACCCAGGAAGCCGTGGCTCGCAGCACCGCCGAGGCCGGAGCTACCCAGGAAGCCATCGCCCGCGCCACCGCCGAAGCCGCGGAAGCCACCGCCGAAGCCGAGCGCGAACGGGCCGACCAGATTGCTCGCCAGTCAACCTCGCGGCAATTGGCGCTACAATCGCTCAACCTGCAAGAGAATCAGTACGACCTGGCCCTATTGTTGAGTCTGGAAGCCAACCGCATCGCCGACACCGTGGAGGCCAGGAGCAGTTTGCTGCAAGGTTTAGAGTCAAACCCGGAACTCATCACCATCCTGCGCAAGCACACCAATGGCGTGCAAAGTGTCGCGTTTAGCCCCAATGGTCACATCCTGGCCTCCGGCAGCGACGACCGCACCATCATCCTGTGGGATGTGTCAGATCGCAATGCCCCCCAACCCCTCGGCCCTTCGCTCACCGGTCACACCGACAAGGTACGCAGTATCGCCTTCAGCCCAGACGGCCGCACCCTGGCCTCCGGCAGCGATGACCACACCATCATTTTGTGGGACGTATCCGACCCCCACAATCCACAGCAATTGAGCGAGCCGCTCATGAGTCACACCGATCAAATTTGGAATATTGCTTTTAATGCTACGGGAAACATTTTGGCTTCAGGCAGCCTGGATGGCGCGGTGATTTTATGGGACGTGTCCGCCCCTAACAATCCACAACAAATAGGTGAACCGCTGCAAGGACACTACCGCTCGGTGTACAGCCTGGCCTTCAGCCCGGATGGTCAGATGCTGGCTTCGGGCGGTTTTGAGCGCACCATCATCCTGTGGGATGTATCCGATCCGGCCAATCCTCAATCACGCCCGCCCTTGACCGGACACACCTATCCGGTTCTCAGCCTGGCCTTCAGCCCGGATGAAACCACGCTGGCCTCGGGTAGCTGCCGCCAACCCGACCCACAAGACCCGGAGCGTTGTTTGCAGGGCGAACTTTATCTGTGGGATGCAGCCACCGGGGAACGACGGGGGCGAGATTTAGTTGACCATACCGACTGGGTATGGGGCCTGGCCTTCAGCCCGGATACATCAGAGGGCCATCTCCTGGCCTCAGCCAGCTTCGACGGCTCGGTCATTTTGTGGGATGTCGGCAATCCAAATAATCCCCAACTGTTGGGCAGTCCTTTTCAGGGCCACCTCGGCCAGGTGTGGAGCGTGGCCTTTAGCCCAGATGGAAAGACCCTGGCCTCGAGCGGGATAGACACCAACATCATCCTGTGGGATCTGGCCAACCGGCGGGAGGATATGCGGCAACGATTGGGGCAAGTTTTGCAGGGTCACACCAATCGGGTGTTTAGCGTGGCCTTCAGCCCGGACGGAAAGACCCTGGCCTCGGCAGGGCTGGATAAAACCATTATTTTGTGGGACATGGACAATGAATCATCACCGGGGCAACAGATTGGCCAGCCGCTAGCCGGTCACACTGAATCTGTAAACAGCGTGGCTTTCAGCCCCAACGGGCAAACTTTAGCCTCAGGCAGTTTTGACCGCACCATTATTTTGTGGGATGTGTCAGACCGCCTCCATCCCCAACCGTTGGGCCACCCCCTGACCGGACCTAACGGCAGTGTGTTGAGCGTTGTTTTTAACCCCCCTGGCACAATCTTGGCCTCGGCCAGTGATGACGGAACAATCATATTGTGGCACGTATCGGACCCCAACCAGCCTGATGTGCTGGGTGATCCGCTGAGTGCGGAGACAGGTTTTGTGAACAGCGTCGTTTTCAGTTCCGGTGGTCAAACTCTGGCTGCCGGGGGTCAGAGCAGCACTATTATATTGTGGAACATGTCGGACCCCAATAATCCTCACCCATTGGGCCAACCACTGACCGGCCACACAACCCCCATCAGGAGTCTGGCTTTTAGCGCCGATGGCAAACTTCTGGCTTCCGGCAGTGAGGATCGCACCATCATGGTGTGGAATATGTCAGACTACAACCATCCCCAACCCCTGGGCGCCCCACTCAAAACGCACAGCAATTTTGTCAACAGCGTAGCCTTTAGCCCAGATGGTCAAACTCTGGCTTCGGGCAGTTTTGACCGCACCATCATTCTGTGGGATGCGGAAACCCGGCGACGGCTGGGCGAGCCGCTGACCGGCCACATTGATTTTGTCAATAGCATTGCTTTTAACCCCGCGGGAAATTTATTGGCTTCGGGCAGTTGGGATCATACCGTGATCTTGTGGGACGTCAATCTGACTTCGTGGCAGGAGCGGGCCTGCCGCATTGCCAATCGCAACCTGACCCAACAGGAAATTGACCTGTTCATCCCAGTTACCTACCACACCCACATCCCAACCTGCCCCGGCCTGCCTTTCCCTGCCCCAGCAGTGGCTTCAGAGCCTCTCCTCACCCTGCCAATACCAACCACCTCAACGCCAACGCCAACTGCTACGGCCACACCCATCTTCTCTCTCACCCCAACGCCAACCGCCACCTTAATATTGACTACTCCCACGTTTGATCTTGAGTAA
- a CDS encoding DnaJ domain-containing protein: MEYKDYYQILGVNKNASEKDIKSAFRKLARKHHPDMNPDDPQAEARFKEINEAYEVLGDPEKRAKYDQLGADWHRWQQAGGNSQDFNWGQWATGPAGQRVNVRYANMQDLEDLFGGGNPFSDFFTSIFGGMGSDPRGSGFDYRPQPRRGQDLEQEVEITLAEAYHGTTRLLTKDGRRLQVKIPAGAKTGTRVRMRGEGGGSRSGGQTGDLYLRVKVAPDPRFERKGDELHTTVPVDLYTAVLGGETRVPTLSGEVNLKIPAGSQNGQTFRLRGRGMPKLNKKDQHGDLYARLDVRLPTKLTAEQRKQFETLRKLG; the protein is encoded by the coding sequence ATGGAATATAAAGATTATTACCAGATTTTAGGTGTGAATAAGAACGCCAGTGAAAAAGATATAAAATCTGCTTTCCGCAAGTTAGCCCGCAAACATCACCCAGATATGAACCCGGATGACCCGCAGGCTGAAGCGCGTTTTAAAGAAATCAATGAGGCCTATGAGGTGTTGGGCGACCCGGAAAAACGAGCCAAGTATGACCAGTTGGGGGCAGACTGGCATCGTTGGCAGCAGGCTGGTGGAAATTCCCAGGACTTCAATTGGGGGCAGTGGGCTACGGGGCCGGCCGGCCAGCGAGTGAATGTGCGTTATGCTAATATGCAGGATTTAGAAGACCTGTTTGGCGGCGGCAATCCCTTTTCAGATTTTTTTACTTCCATTTTTGGCGGGATGGGCAGCGATCCACGCGGGAGTGGTTTTGATTATCGTCCCCAGCCACGGCGCGGCCAGGATTTGGAGCAGGAAGTTGAAATCACATTGGCCGAAGCCTATCATGGCACTACCCGCTTATTGACCAAGGATGGCCGTCGTTTGCAGGTGAAAATTCCGGCCGGAGCCAAAACCGGCACCCGGGTGCGCATGCGCGGCGAAGGTGGCGGTAGTCGTAGTGGGGGCCAGACGGGAGACCTATATTTACGGGTCAAAGTAGCTCCCGATCCTCGTTTTGAGCGCAAGGGAGATGAACTCCACACGACTGTTCCGGTAGACCTATATACCGCTGTTTTGGGCGGCGAGACGCGCGTGCCAACCTTATCCGGCGAAGTCAACTTAAAAATTCCGGCCGGCTCGCAGAATGGACAGACGTTCCGCTTGCGGGGGAGAGGCATGCCCAAATTGAACAAGAAAGACCAGCATGGCGACCTGTATGCCAGGCTCGATGTCCGCCTGCCGACCAAACTCACCGCCGAGCAGCGGAAGCAATTTGAAACGTTGCGGAAACTGGGATAA
- a CDS encoding AAA-like domain-containing protein codes for MRRRYHLRKIYTLLVQGFTATALRDVCLHIPEFRPVHHQLPPQASKDEIIHQLFEHARQTGQFDLLLAWAQKQNPAKYEALQPYYDDPQPASQHLGQYRLIERLGRGGMADVHKAYQTGLNRYVAIKAVHSHLTDLAGFIERFQQEATAVASLRHPNIVQVHDFFAADDTYYMVMEFIEGPTLEAELRQRKAQGQRFSLNEIARIFNALASAIDYAHSRGMIHRDLKPANIMFTADDQVVLTDFGIARIMGATRYTITGAVVGTPVYMSPEQAQGQQVDERSDIYSLGAILYELATGHVLFEGDTPFAVVLKHVTETPPYPSELNPDLPKVVENVILKALNKNPADRFQSAGEMAEALDAAVTLAKGQAEKPDTAPLSPTVVEAHARASTGTFPARKTKRVSIFISYKRNVDPDEAIASQILQAFNQKHNVFIDQTMLVGERWAERIEAELRQADFLIAILSAQSIHSEMIEAEIAKANHLAQQHGGRPIILPVRLAYRKPFQYPLSAYLDPLNWAFWQGPEDTPRLIEELSRAISGGQLPIGDQAKSALLEITPPSTLATPPPSAQPIRLEMPEGTIDPQSKLYIERLGDRIALEAIERQGVTITIKAPRQMGKSSLLMRIIEAAANKGKQVAFLDFQLFDQSALVNADTFFRQFCVWLSDELEVEDRVADFWQQPLGNSQRCTRYMGRHLLKAIDDPVLLAMDEVDSVFDTDFRSDFFGMLRSWHNSRRAGSIWQRLNLALVTSTEPYQLIENLNQSPFNVGEIIELPDFTPEQVADLNRRHGAPLGPAEEEQLMALLGGHPYLVRRALYMVANKRLTIDELFSRATDDNGPFGDHLRHHSFRLHGQPELVEGLRQVIHHNTCPDERVFFRLRGAGLVRRPAGGGAVLPRCQLYANYFRERLE; via the coding sequence ATGAGAAGACGCTATCATTTACGCAAAATCTATACCCTCTTGGTCCAGGGTTTTACCGCTACCGCCCTGCGCGATGTCTGCCTGCATATCCCTGAATTTCGGCCGGTACATCACCAACTTCCCCCCCAGGCCAGTAAAGACGAGATCATTCACCAGCTTTTTGAACACGCCCGCCAAACCGGCCAGTTCGATCTGCTGCTGGCCTGGGCGCAAAAACAAAACCCGGCCAAGTATGAAGCGCTTCAACCCTATTATGATGACCCCCAACCGGCCAGCCAACATCTGGGCCAATATCGTTTGATTGAGCGGCTGGGGCGAGGCGGTATGGCCGATGTCCACAAAGCCTACCAGACCGGCCTGAATCGTTACGTAGCTATTAAGGCCGTGCATAGCCACCTGACCGACCTGGCCGGTTTCATCGAACGTTTCCAGCAAGAAGCCACCGCCGTAGCCAGTCTGCGCCATCCCAACATTGTGCAAGTACACGACTTTTTTGCGGCAGACGATACCTACTACATGGTGATGGAATTCATCGAAGGTCCCACCCTGGAGGCCGAATTGCGCCAGCGTAAAGCCCAGGGCCAACGCTTCAGTCTGAATGAAATCGCCCGCATCTTTAACGCCCTGGCCAGCGCCATTGACTACGCCCACAGCCGGGGCATGATCCACCGCGATTTGAAACCGGCCAACATCATGTTTACCGCCGACGACCAAGTGGTGCTGACCGATTTTGGCATCGCCCGCATTATGGGCGCCACCCGCTACACCATCACCGGCGCCGTTGTCGGTACGCCGGTCTATATGTCGCCGGAGCAGGCGCAGGGCCAGCAGGTTGACGAACGCAGCGACATCTACTCCCTAGGCGCCATTCTCTACGAGCTGGCCACCGGCCACGTGCTTTTTGAAGGAGATACTCCCTTTGCCGTTGTGCTCAAGCACGTCACAGAAACCCCACCCTACCCCAGCGAACTTAATCCCGACCTGCCCAAGGTCGTAGAGAACGTTATTCTCAAAGCCTTGAACAAAAATCCGGCCGACCGTTTCCAGAGCGCCGGAGAAATGGCCGAAGCGCTTGATGCCGCCGTAACCCTGGCCAAAGGTCAGGCTGAAAAACCCGACACCGCTCCCCTTTCGCCGACAGTGGTCGAGGCCCACGCCCGGGCAAGCACCGGCACCTTTCCCGCCCGAAAAACAAAACGGGTATCCATTTTTATCAGCTACAAGCGCAATGTTGACCCCGATGAAGCCATCGCCAGCCAAATTCTTCAAGCGTTCAACCAAAAGCACAACGTATTCATTGACCAGACCATGCTGGTCGGCGAACGGTGGGCCGAACGCATTGAAGCCGAACTCCGCCAGGCCGATTTTCTCATTGCCATCCTCTCAGCCCAATCTATTCACAGCGAGATGATTGAGGCCGAAATTGCCAAAGCCAATCACCTGGCCCAACAGCATGGCGGCCGACCGATCATCCTGCCGGTGCGCCTGGCCTACCGCAAACCATTTCAATACCCTCTCAGCGCCTACCTGGACCCCCTCAATTGGGCCTTCTGGCAGGGACCGGAAGACACCCCCCGGCTGATCGAGGAACTCTCGCGAGCTATCTCCGGCGGTCAATTACCTATTGGTGATCAGGCCAAGTCGGCCCTGCTTGAGATTACCCCCCCTTCAACCCTGGCCACGCCGCCGCCGTCCGCCCAACCAATCCGTCTGGAAATGCCTGAAGGCACTATAGACCCTCAATCCAAACTTTACATAGAACGTCTTGGCGACCGCATCGCCCTGGAGGCCATCGAACGGCAGGGCGTGACCATCACCATCAAAGCTCCCCGTCAAATGGGCAAAAGTTCCCTGCTGATGCGCATCATTGAGGCTGCGGCCAACAAAGGCAAGCAAGTCGCCTTTCTGGATTTTCAATTGTTCGACCAATCGGCCCTGGTTAACGCCGATACCTTTTTTCGCCAATTCTGCGTCTGGTTAAGCGACGAGTTGGAGGTTGAAGACCGGGTGGCCGATTTTTGGCAGCAGCCCTTGGGCAATAGCCAGCGTTGTACTCGCTACATGGGTCGTCATCTCCTCAAAGCCATTGACGATCCGGTGTTGCTGGCTATGGACGAAGTAGACAGCGTCTTCGATACCGATTTTCGTTCCGATTTCTTTGGCATGCTGCGCAGTTGGCACAACAGCCGCCGGGCTGGCTCAATCTGGCAACGGCTCAACCTGGCCCTGGTCACTTCCACCGAGCCTTACCAACTTATCGAAAATCTCAACCAGTCCCCCTTCAACGTGGGCGAAATCATCGAACTCCCCGACTTCACCCCAGAACAGGTGGCCGACCTCAACCGGCGGCACGGCGCTCCCCTGGGGCCAGCCGAAGAAGAACAACTGATGGCCCTGTTGGGCGGGCATCCCTACCTGGTGCGCCGGGCGCTCTATATGGTGGCCAACAAACGCCTCACCATAGACGAACTCTTCAGCCGCGCCACCGACGACAACGGCCCCTTTGGCGACCACCTGCGCCATCACTCCTTCCGCCTGCACGGCCAGCCGGAATTGGTCGAGGGGCTGCGCCAGGTTATCCACCATAACACCTGCCCCGACGAGCGCGTTTTCTTCCGCCTGCGCGGCGCAGGGTTGGTGCGTCGTCCGGCGGGAGGCGGCGCAGTGCTGCCGCGCTGCCAACTGTACGCCAACTACTTTCGGGAGCGACTCGAATGA
- the topA gene encoding type I DNA topoisomerase — translation MSLEPVIAYCVKCKEKQKMSDPEAVYTANGTPGTRGVCSGCGTKMFKMGRTPAHEYVTPPDPATLKTRKKASKTPKRKGKLVIVESPAKARTIGKFLGKGYTVKASVGHVRDLLRSQLSVDVENGFTPKYRVPNEKRPVVKELKNAAATAEEIYLATDPDREGEAIAWHLIEAADIEEERARRVVFHEITKEAVAEAFAHPRGIDMKRVDAQQARRILDRLVGYQISPLLWRKVRSRTSAGRVQSVALRLIVEREQEIADFNPEEYWSLEADLAKTKKEAPTATLAERQFRAKLTRVQGEKIELKSQAQTQAIVDELEKSIYVVEEVKRGERRRRPAAPFTTSTLQQEASRRLGFGTRKTMRLAQQLYEGIELDSEGTVGLITYMRTDSANVSQQAQNEARDFIGERYGQDMLPPEPPVYKTKSKSAQEAHEAIRPTSVWREPDKVKAYLSRDQARLYTLIWQRFVASQMAHAIYDTISVAVAAGPEPVADGPWPYRLRASGSRLRFRGFLTVYEETRDEDEAPDASEGVVLPELAEGEALDLLQLIPEQHFTLPPPRYTEASLVKALEEYGIGRPSTYAPIISTIQQRGYVENFEKRLYPTELGEIVNDLLVEYFPDIINVQFTSQMEDDLDRIARGELAWTPVLSEFYGPFAKDVAHAEENMPEVDIADQPTGELCEKCGHPMVLKFGRYGKFEACSNFPECRNARPHLVKLGITCPNDGGELVERRTKKGRVFYGCANYPECEWSSWKRPLPTPCPNCQGMLVQKNRNWAQCLNCEEQFELNQLPESTENEAIVKPELTAA, via the coding sequence TTGCCTACTGCGTAAAGTGCAAAGAAAAACAGAAAATGAGTGATCCCGAAGCAGTGTATACTGCCAACGGCACACCGGGGACCAGGGGTGTATGCAGCGGTTGCGGCACTAAAATGTTCAAAATGGGTCGTACCCCGGCCCACGAGTACGTTACGCCCCCCGACCCGGCGACGCTTAAAACTAGAAAAAAGGCATCTAAAACCCCAAAACGCAAAGGGAAGTTGGTGATTGTGGAATCGCCGGCCAAGGCCCGTACGATTGGCAAGTTCTTGGGCAAGGGGTATACGGTCAAAGCCTCGGTAGGGCATGTGCGTGATTTGTTGCGTTCGCAGTTATCGGTTGATGTGGAGAACGGTTTTACGCCCAAGTATCGCGTGCCCAATGAAAAGCGACCGGTAGTGAAGGAGTTAAAAAACGCCGCAGCCACGGCCGAAGAAATATACCTGGCCACAGACCCCGACCGCGAGGGTGAGGCTATTGCCTGGCATTTGATTGAAGCGGCTGACATTGAGGAAGAAAGAGCCAGGCGCGTTGTTTTTCACGAAATCACCAAAGAGGCGGTGGCCGAGGCGTTTGCCCATCCCCGGGGGATTGACATGAAGCGGGTTGACGCCCAGCAGGCCCGCCGCATTCTGGACCGATTGGTGGGCTATCAAATCAGCCCTCTATTGTGGCGCAAAGTACGCAGTCGCACCAGCGCCGGCCGGGTGCAAAGTGTGGCCCTGCGTTTGATTGTTGAGCGAGAGCAAGAAATTGCCGATTTCAACCCGGAGGAGTACTGGTCGCTTGAAGCAGATTTGGCCAAAACGAAAAAAGAAGCCCCGACAGCCACCCTGGCCGAAAGGCAATTTCGGGCCAAACTTACCCGTGTCCAGGGTGAAAAAATCGAACTAAAGAGCCAAGCCCAAACCCAGGCCATAGTGGACGAGCTAGAGAAGTCAATCTACGTGGTGGAAGAGGTCAAAAGAGGCGAGCGCCGCCGCCGCCCCGCTGCACCCTTTACCACCAGCACCCTGCAACAAGAAGCCTCCCGGCGACTGGGTTTTGGTACGCGCAAAACCATGCGTTTGGCCCAGCAGCTTTACGAGGGCATCGAGCTGGACAGCGAAGGCACTGTTGGCCTGATTACGTATATGAGAACCGACAGCGCCAATGTTTCTCAACAGGCCCAAAACGAGGCGCGGGATTTTATAGGCGAGCGGTACGGTCAAGATATGTTGCCCCCTGAACCGCCGGTTTATAAAACCAAGAGCAAGAGCGCACAGGAAGCGCACGAGGCTATTCGGCCAACCAGTGTTTGGCGCGAGCCGGATAAAGTAAAAGCCTACCTCAGCCGGGACCAGGCCCGGCTTTATACGCTTATCTGGCAACGTTTTGTCGCCAGCCAGATGGCCCATGCCATTTATGATACTATATCGGTGGCAGTGGCGGCCGGGCCTGAGCCGGTGGCGGATGGTCCATGGCCCTATCGCCTGCGGGCCAGCGGCTCAAGGCTGCGTTTCCGGGGCTTTTTAACGGTGTACGAGGAAACCCGTGATGAGGACGAGGCCCCTGATGCCAGTGAAGGGGTGGTGCTGCCTGAGCTGGCGGAGGGTGAGGCCCTTGATTTGCTCCAACTCATCCCGGAACAACACTTTACCCTGCCCCCGCCCCGTTATACCGAGGCCAGCCTGGTCAAAGCACTGGAAGAGTATGGGATTGGCCGGCCCAGCACCTACGCCCCCATTATTTCAACCATTCAGCAGCGGGGATATGTGGAGAATTTTGAGAAACGGCTTTACCCAACCGAATTGGGCGAGATTGTCAACGATTTGCTGGTGGAATATTTTCCCGATATTATCAATGTGCAGTTTACCTCGCAGATGGAGGATGACCTGGACCGAATTGCCCGGGGCGAATTGGCCTGGACACCTGTCTTGAGCGAATTTTACGGCCCCTTTGCCAAAGATGTGGCCCACGCCGAGGAAAATATGCCCGAAGTGGACATTGCCGACCAGCCCACCGGCGAACTTTGCGAAAAGTGCGGCCATCCAATGGTGCTGAAATTTGGCCGCTATGGCAAGTTTGAGGCTTGTTCAAACTTCCCGGAGTGCCGCAATGCCAGGCCGCATCTGGTCAAGTTGGGTATAACTTGCCCCAATGATGGCGGTGAGTTGGTTGAACGTCGTACCAAAAAGGGTCGCGTTTTTTATGGCTGCGCCAATTACCCTGAATGCGAATGGAGTAGTTGGAAACGTCCGCTGCCCACGCCGTGTCCCAATTGCCAGGGGATGTTAGTGCAGAAGAATCGGAATTGGGCCCAATGTTTGAATTGTGAAGAGCAATTTGAATTAAATCAGTTACCGGAATCAACTGAAAATGAAGCGATCGTAAAACCTGAACTGACGGCAGCTTAG